The Desulfosporosinus acidiphilus SJ4 genome has a window encoding:
- a CDS encoding SurA N-terminal domain-containing protein, which translates to MFRRKIIFLGILSLSLFLFGCNQKKVEEAQVNQTQVQIPVQKGDHFQVVQGTVGNTSSPNMADINNLRNTKFPEIVAEVGDYKITGLQLTKEIALKRNDYINNIKKPQSEAFYEKVALGLLVKNALIDNEVKKQGLTVTVEEAKAYLEQQEKSMTSLPDSDPAKEAYLKDIKINGFDNVSEYINSQNVINMTQTILGRAKLKNAVLQSISQDQNEASKAWDDYTEKLLDQGNFKILLPIDIKGYQQLEAQVALNR; encoded by the coding sequence ATGTTTCGTAGAAAGATAATTTTTCTTGGAATACTCTCGTTATCGTTATTTCTGTTTGGCTGTAATCAAAAAAAAGTTGAAGAAGCACAAGTTAATCAAACACAGGTTCAAATACCAGTTCAGAAAGGTGATCACTTTCAGGTAGTTCAGGGTACTGTCGGGAATACTTCAAGTCCAAATATGGCAGATATAAATAATTTAAGAAATACTAAGTTTCCCGAGATAGTTGCAGAGGTCGGGGATTATAAAATCACAGGGTTACAATTAACTAAGGAAATTGCTTTAAAGAGAAATGATTATATTAATAATATTAAAAAGCCCCAGAGCGAAGCATTTTATGAAAAAGTTGCACTTGGATTATTAGTAAAAAACGCCCTAATTGATAATGAAGTGAAGAAGCAAGGATTAACGGTAACAGTGGAGGAAGCTAAAGCATATCTAGAGCAACAGGAAAAATCGATGACCTCACTACCAGATAGCGACCCTGCTAAAGAGGCTTATTTAAAAGATATAAAGATCAATGGGTTTGATAATGTATCCGAATATATTAATTCACAAAATGTAATCAATATGACTCAAACGATACTAGGTAGGGCCAAACTTAAAAACGCTGTATTACAGTCGATTTCACAAGATCAGAACGAGGCATCAAAGGCTTGGGATGATTATACGGAAAAGCTATTAGATCAAGGTAACTTCAAAATCTTATTACCTATTGATATAAAAGGTTATCAACAATTGGAAGCGCAGGTTGCTTTAAATAGATAA
- a CDS encoding SurA N-terminal domain-containing protein codes for MHKKHIKILTIAFALTMLLGMTTVVSAETNPSNSGSTSITLTPSGRAVTNTDSTILPPKVTNTKYPNVVAKIYSEEISGAQLTSRIALIKRDYERSNKPKADTQYEQIALQQLVRRALINHEVQVRGITTSEEDAATAATKSVQYLMNLDNNNIYKKQFLEMIKEMGYSSPNQYETDPIIIGFYQEHLNSAKLEKQVVKEILPPTDNEVDSYLAAHGIKNNSSISDEIKQKVKISLYQQRQSAYWTNFTQKLIDGNNYNLFVNVNIHSIN; via the coding sequence ATGCATAAGAAACATATTAAAATCTTGACTATAGCATTTGCATTAACAATGCTATTAGGAATGACTACTGTTGTATCAGCCGAAACTAATCCTTCAAATTCAGGTTCTACAAGTATTACATTAACTCCTTCCGGTCGTGCTGTTACAAATACTGATTCTACGATCTTGCCCCCTAAAGTAACTAACACAAAATATCCAAATGTTGTGGCTAAAATTTATTCAGAAGAAATTTCTGGAGCGCAACTAACTTCTCGAATTGCTTTAATTAAAAGGGATTATGAAAGATCGAATAAACCAAAAGCTGATACTCAGTATGAACAAATAGCTTTGCAACAATTAGTAAGGCGAGCGCTTATAAACCACGAAGTACAAGTCAGAGGAATTACAACCTCTGAGGAAGACGCTGCAACGGCAGCAACAAAGTCGGTCCAATATTTAATGAACTTAGACAACAATAATATTTATAAAAAGCAGTTTCTTGAAATGATAAAAGAGATGGGTTATTCAAGTCCGAACCAGTATGAAACAGACCCAATTATAATAGGATTTTATCAGGAACACTTAAATAGCGCTAAGTTGGAAAAGCAAGTTGTCAAGGAAATTTTACCCCCTACTGATAATGAAGTTGACTCTTACTTAGCCGCCCATGGTATAAAAAATAATTCTTCAATTAGTGATGAGATAAAACAAAAAGTTAAAATTAGCTTATATCAGCAAAGACAATCAGCCTATTGGACCAATTTTACCCAAAAGTTGATAGATGGAAATAACTACAATTTATTTGTAAACGTCAATATTCATTCTATCAATTAG
- a CDS encoding tetratricopeptide repeat protein, which yields MQKTIKATALKAYLKRNNILPSSLAMRCHISENYMSNILNAKRTNPRLPILVRMAAELDLPLHTVQELLRTSYDSLIPEKVLLESVAENHLLAYLQQILDASELNDFSMLSHLQKVISSDIPDSTHLKRYYLYWYDAYNLTSQNKFELAIQLFLEASKFVPKHEIEKRFKGKVLLGLGAAYTARGKYQQGLKAFRKSLFLWSDGYQAARVYMNLGTVYRRLTKYKLSVSAYEKAYEFGTVAIKLYSIVGLIQVALDNEDYKTARKWVIRGFRQAKTLESPRGKCDLYCNIAEYYSAIGKLNLSKGFYQRAIQVAIISGDFRTKQWAELELAKLFLRQGKEIEFETLMQTLELELSGTEDVLLVARHLNIMGKKYFEQSEYTLVISITRKAYILLKSLSPSISTELQESCRLLSEVYSALKEPKAAEFYRNEIKRHKLK from the coding sequence ATGCAAAAAACAATAAAGGCCACAGCATTAAAGGCTTATTTAAAAAGAAACAATATACTCCCATCATCTTTAGCTATGAGATGCCACATTAGTGAGAACTATATGAGTAATATTCTAAATGCTAAACGTACAAATCCCCGATTACCGATACTTGTTCGTATGGCGGCAGAACTTGACTTACCATTGCATACTGTTCAGGAACTCCTTCGTACTTCCTACGATTCGTTGATCCCAGAAAAGGTATTATTGGAAAGTGTTGCCGAAAATCATTTGCTTGCCTATTTACAACAAATTCTGGATGCCTCGGAGCTGAATGATTTTTCAATGCTTTCCCATCTCCAGAAGGTAATTTCTTCCGATATCCCTGACTCGACCCATTTAAAAAGATATTATTTATACTGGTATGACGCTTATAATTTAACTTCTCAAAACAAATTTGAATTAGCTATCCAATTGTTCCTCGAAGCGTCAAAATTTGTTCCAAAACATGAAATTGAAAAACGTTTTAAAGGAAAGGTGCTTTTGGGGTTAGGTGCAGCTTATACTGCTAGAGGAAAGTATCAACAAGGTCTAAAGGCTTTTCGCAAGAGCCTATTTTTATGGTCTGACGGGTATCAAGCAGCTCGAGTATATATGAACCTTGGTACGGTCTATAGAAGACTTACTAAATATAAGCTTTCGGTTAGTGCATATGAGAAAGCTTATGAATTTGGAACAGTGGCCATTAAACTCTATTCTATTGTTGGTTTGATCCAGGTTGCACTTGATAATGAAGATTATAAAACAGCAAGGAAATGGGTCATTAGAGGATTTAGACAGGCAAAAACTTTGGAATCACCGCGTGGTAAATGCGACCTCTATTGCAATATTGCTGAGTATTATTCTGCTATTGGAAAACTTAACCTCTCTAAAGGCTTTTATCAGAGGGCTATTCAGGTTGCTATTATTTCTGGGGATTTCCGGACAAAACAATGGGCTGAGCTAGAACTTGCTAAGCTCTTTTTAAGACAAGGCAAGGAGATAGAATTTGAAACTTTAATGCAGACTCTGGAATTAGAATTATCAGGTACTGAGGATGTTCTCTTGGTTGCTAGACATTTAAATATTATGGGCAAGAAGTATTTTGAACAAAGTGAATATACTCTCGTGATTTCTATTACTAGAAAAGCCTACATACTATTAAAATCTCTCTCCCCTTCTATTTCTACGGAACTTCAAGAGAGTTGCCGTTTACTTAGTGAGGTGTATTCGGCTTTAAAAGAACCAAAAGCCGCGGAATTCTACCGTAACGAAATAAAAAGACATAAACTAAAATAA